A segment of the Streptomyces sp. NBC_00376 genome:
GGTGACCGGCATCGACAAGCGGCCGGCCGACGGGCCGGTCCGGGTCGCCGACCCCGGGCCCAAAGGCACCGGCGGCAGTGGTCTGGCCGGGGACTCGGTGTGCGATCTGCGCCATCACGGAGGATCGGACCAGGCGGTGTACGCCTTCGCCCGCGAGGAGCTCGACGCATGGGAGCGGGAGCTCGGGCGCCCGCTGGCCAACGGCGCGTTCGGCGAGAACCTGACGACCGGCGGGGTCGATGTGAGCGGCGCGAGGGTCGGCGAGCGCTGGCGGATCGGCGCGGGCCTGGTGCTGGAGGTGACGTCGGGCCGGATTCCGTGCCGTACGTTCGCCGGTCATGTCGGCGCGGAACGCTGGGTCAAGCGGTTCACGCAGGCGGCGGCTCCCGGTGCCTATCTGCGGGTGATCGAGCCGGGCGAGATCCGGGCCGGGGATCCGGTCGAGATCGTGCACCGCCCGGACCACGACGTCACCGTGCGGATGGAGTTCCTGGCCACCACCACGCGGCGCGACCTGCTGCCGGAGCTGCTCGCCGCCGGGGACGCGCTGCATCCCGAGGCGCTGCGCGCCGCTCTGAAGTACGCCGGGAAGCCGACGGCGGGCGGCTGATCGCCGCGCGCCGGACAGGCACTAACGTGCCGCGTATGACGACTGCACTGATTACGGGCGCGACCGCGGGGATCGGTGCCGCCTTCGCGCGGCGGCTCGCGGCGGACGGGCACAACCTGGTGCTGGTGGCGCGCGACACCGAGCGGCTGCGCGAGCAGGCGACGGAGCTGCACGACCGGCACGGCATCGAGGCGGAGGTACTGAGGGCCGATCTCTCCGAGGACGACGGGATCGCCTCGGTCGAGGACCGGTTGACGGACCGTCGCCATCCGGTCGACCTGCTGGTCAACAATGCCGGGTTCGGCAACAAGGGCCACTATCTGGACGTGCCCATGGCCGATGAGCTGAAGATGCTGAAGGTGCATTGCGAGGCGGTGCTGCGGCTGACCTCGGCGGCGGCGGCCGGGATGCGGGAGCGCGGCCGGGGCGGCGTGGTCAACGTGGCCTCGGTGGCCGCGTTCGTGCCGCGCGGCACGTACGGCGCGTCCAAGGCGTGGGTCGTGCAGTTCACCCAGGGCGCGGCGAAGGACATGGCCGGTACGGGAGTTCGGCTGATGGCGCTGTGCCCCGGGTTCGTACGGACGGAGTTCCACCAGCGGGCCGGGATGGGGACCG
Coding sequences within it:
- a CDS encoding MOSC domain-containing protein yields the protein MRLLTVNTGRPKAASCTDAPGGVTGIDKRPADGPVRVADPGPKGTGGSGLAGDSVCDLRHHGGSDQAVYAFAREELDAWERELGRPLANGAFGENLTTGGVDVSGARVGERWRIGAGLVLEVTSGRIPCRTFAGHVGAERWVKRFTQAAAPGAYLRVIEPGEIRAGDPVEIVHRPDHDVTVRMEFLATTTRRDLLPELLAAGDALHPEALRAALKYAGKPTAGG
- a CDS encoding SDR family NAD(P)-dependent oxidoreductase, producing the protein MTTALITGATAGIGAAFARRLAADGHNLVLVARDTERLREQATELHDRHGIEAEVLRADLSEDDGIASVEDRLTDRRHPVDLLVNNAGFGNKGHYLDVPMADELKMLKVHCEAVLRLTSAAAAGMRERGRGGVVNVASVAAFVPRGTYGASKAWVVQFTQGAAKDMAGTGVRLMALCPGFVRTEFHQRAGMGTGNIPGWMWLDADKLVATALADLARGKSVSIPDPRYKALMGVVKVTPRGLLGGMTSKTGRKYGPQ